One stretch of Roseibium sp. HPY-6 DNA includes these proteins:
- a CDS encoding GcrA family cell cycle regulator: MTKRLWSELSSAEKAEVCRPLAAEGLSGVEMAARISVLYGRVSRNAVIGACNRNGIFLGKPIQGRRAKASAPKPSAKAKGPSKGARKAETAPRRTYPERVSLAAAAGMSREERAELSESSTRPEGPVAFAELGARSCRWPVWGFDETTEKGGFYCGAACAADAAYCPAHSRLAYAAPELVLSEDEAA, translated from the coding sequence ATGACCAAGCGGCTATGGAGCGAATTGTCTTCAGCGGAAAAGGCGGAAGTGTGCCGGCCGCTTGCAGCCGAGGGCCTGAGCGGGGTGGAGATGGCGGCGCGCATTTCGGTTTTGTACGGGCGGGTGTCGCGCAACGCGGTGATCGGCGCGTGCAACCGCAACGGCATTTTCCTCGGCAAACCGATCCAGGGCAGGCGGGCCAAAGCGTCTGCACCCAAACCGTCAGCGAAAGCCAAAGGCCCTTCCAAGGGCGCGCGCAAGGCGGAAACAGCGCCCCGAAGAACCTATCCGGAGCGGGTGAGTCTTGCGGCCGCGGCCGGGATGAGCCGGGAGGAACGGGCAGAGCTCAGCGAGAGCAGCACACGGCCGGAGGGGCCGGTTGCCTTTGCCGAGCTTGGTGCAAGGTCCTGCCGATGGCCTGTCTGGGGCTTTGACGAGACAACGGAAAAGGGCGGGTTCTACTGCGGCGCGGCCTGTGCGGCGGATGCTGCCTATTGCCCGGCACACAGCCGCTTGGCTTACGCCGCGCCGGAGCTGGTTCTCAGCGAAGACGAGGCGGCGTGA
- a CDS encoding transcription termination/antitermination NusG family protein, which produces MSASRKKLSTEIELLKALVKGYPLLWCVVYANPRCERRAFMGLIEAGVIAHLPEESFERKQPRSKKKIALKKPMFSRYLFAGIDANAGQDFALVRKCDGVEGILSIEENGMPYLLEASEMVSLIDRLNTEKRIPDGAFIQVGKVLQLIKGPFAGFDVEITGYEQAREIFRGEVSVFGRRTALTASVDDLGR; this is translated from the coding sequence ATGAGCGCATCACGGAAAAAGCTGAGCACGGAGATTGAGCTTCTGAAGGCGCTGGTCAAGGGATATCCACTGCTTTGGTGCGTGGTGTATGCCAACCCGAGATGTGAGCGCCGGGCATTCATGGGGCTGATTGAGGCCGGGGTAATCGCGCATCTTCCCGAAGAGAGTTTCGAGCGGAAACAGCCGCGCTCGAAGAAGAAAATCGCGCTCAAGAAACCGATGTTCTCCCGCTATCTGTTCGCCGGGATCGACGCGAATGCGGGGCAGGACTTTGCCCTGGTGCGCAAGTGCGACGGGGTGGAAGGCATTCTATCGATTGAAGAAAACGGAATGCCGTATCTTCTGGAAGCGTCCGAAATGGTGTCGCTGATCGACCGGCTAAACACGGAAAAGCGCATTCCGGACGGCGCGTTCATCCAGGTGGGGAAGGTGCTGCAGCTGATCAAAGGCCCGTTTGCCGGCTTCGATGTGGAGATCACGGGATACGAGCAGGCGCGCGAGATTTTCCGGGGCGAGGTGAGTGTGTTCGGACGGCGGACGGCGCTGACCGCCTCTGTTGACGACCTTGGGCGTTGA
- a CDS encoding pentapeptide repeat-containing protein codes for MKRDKSPRPRKRAERLPSTAPPTPVAPMAVAAAALTPWQRRAQWLRNHPLVVILETAGLVGLIFAVGLFFYELRERQDERIARSWQLLTTPAPGNTGKRKALEYLNSQYGCLPATIGEEEKPWCWKTRTDLQGIDLSSKTHRGAVDLFRVDLRGAWLRGANLSGADFTNALLSNAIVHGTNLSRANLSAADLTEAELGRTQLYKADLSGADLSGSNLYGAELREALLINANLTRAGLVMADLYRADLTKGDFSGATLIATNLSRADLSGANLNGADLSVSNLTGANLDSTSWANAVTTYMWAFENAPPRNAPETVLKTLAFRKIDESWSDFVDRMMHERPEMDWTETHKLLFSDG; via the coding sequence ATGAAAAGAGACAAGAGCCCTCGACCCCGGAAGCGCGCTGAGCGCCTGCCGAGCACCGCGCCCCCAACGCCTGTCGCGCCCATGGCCGTCGCAGCTGCGGCGCTGACACCTTGGCAACGTCGGGCGCAATGGCTTCGCAACCATCCCTTGGTCGTGATCCTGGAAACAGCAGGTCTGGTCGGATTGATCTTCGCAGTGGGCTTGTTTTTTTACGAGCTGCGCGAACGTCAGGACGAGCGCATCGCCAGATCCTGGCAGCTTCTGACGACCCCTGCCCCCGGCAATACTGGTAAGAGGAAAGCGCTTGAGTATCTTAACAGCCAATATGGCTGTCTGCCGGCCACAATTGGTGAAGAGGAAAAGCCCTGGTGCTGGAAAACCCGTACAGATCTTCAAGGAATCGATTTGTCGTCCAAAACGCATCGCGGGGCAGTGGATCTCTTCAGAGTTGATCTTCGCGGCGCGTGGCTTAGAGGAGCGAACCTGTCCGGTGCGGATTTTACCAACGCGCTTTTGTCGAATGCAATCGTTCACGGAACCAACCTGTCCCGGGCTAACCTTTCCGCGGCCGACCTGACCGAGGCCGAACTTGGTAGGACACAACTCTACAAAGCTGATCTTTCTGGAGCTGACTTGTCCGGGTCGAACCTCTACGGTGCTGAATTGCGCGAGGCGCTCCTGATCAATGCTAATCTCACCAGGGCGGGCCTGGTGATGGCAGATCTCTATAGGGCAGACTTGACCAAAGGAGACTTCTCCGGGGCCACGCTGATCGCGACCAACCTCTCGCGCGCTGATCTGTCCGGTGCAAACTTGAACGGAGCAGACCTTTCGGTGTCGAACCTGACCGGTGCGAACTTGGACAGTACGAGTTGGGCAAATGCTGTCACTACTTATATGTGGGCGTTCGAAAACGCTCCGCCTCGCAACGCCCCAGAAACCGTTTTGAAAACTCTCGCATTCCGAAAAATCGACGAATCCTGGAGTGACTTTGTTGATCGTATGATGCACGAACGGCCCGAAATGGATTGGACGGAAACTCACAAGCTGCTTTTTAGTGACGGCTGA
- a CDS encoding terminase gpA endonuclease subunit, with product MNQHVVHTANPERLAFEAMANAWTPPPKVDYLKWAEDNIVLSERESPYPGPYNRDLFGYFDEVLRAMSPEDPCRIVTLKKSAQLGGTVLANIFCCGSLEMVPGDFLYVHPTEGNAQRWSKQKLAPMLKNTNSLRALFSQKSRDGGDSILYKERIDGRGAIQISGANSPASLSMVTMKNQVQDDLAKWETNSAGDPEAQADSRSQAHEFAKIVKISTPLVLPGCRISRNYEDGSQERPYVPCPHCGHMQVLEWDNMLANLDEEHPERAHFVCTDPDCGGVIEEHHRPAMLKKLEWRADNENAKRQHRSFWIWSAYSVLQTFERIARSWLKAKGDPASEQTFMNDVVGLAYEAAGDAPPWEDLRDRAAVSEYSKGQIPAGAVFITLGIDVQGDRVEWQLVGWDRDLRRFVVDYGVVPGYISEKPTRELLDALVNNEWPNACGHRLRPDMTAIDGNAYTTDVWGWAKRFPASRVIMVRGARSDIAPRLQRVRQEYNDKTGKPKKYSRRFYNFNSSVMKIGLYKNIRKTDPLEPGYVAFPCGLDDEYFRGLTAERRVAKKNKDGFEVWRWTKDPLQANEPLDTMNQAEAAATKMGLRSMPGAVWDGLEAERCTQATEVQLDIEDLPLAPKPAEAPAKPKENPFERLAKSLNG from the coding sequence GTGAACCAGCACGTCGTTCACACGGCCAATCCGGAGCGCCTTGCGTTTGAGGCCATGGCGAATGCCTGGACGCCGCCGCCGAAGGTCGATTATCTCAAATGGGCCGAGGACAATATCGTCCTTTCCGAACGTGAAAGCCCGTATCCGGGCCCATACAATCGGGATCTGTTCGGCTATTTCGATGAGGTCTTGCGGGCGATGTCGCCCGAAGATCCCTGCCGGATCGTGACACTGAAGAAAAGCGCGCAGCTCGGCGGCACGGTCCTAGCGAATATCTTCTGTTGCGGGTCGCTGGAGATGGTTCCGGGCGACTTTCTTTACGTCCACCCGACAGAGGGCAACGCGCAGCGCTGGTCGAAACAGAAACTGGCGCCCATGCTGAAAAACACGAACTCGCTGAGGGCACTGTTTTCGCAAAAGAGCCGCGATGGCGGCGACTCGATCCTCTACAAGGAACGTATTGACGGCCGCGGCGCTATCCAGATTTCCGGTGCGAACTCGCCGGCATCGCTCTCGATGGTGACCATGAAAAACCAGGTCCAGGACGATCTGGCGAAATGGGAAACCAACTCAGCCGGTGATCCGGAAGCGCAGGCGGATTCGCGCAGCCAGGCGCATGAATTCGCGAAGATCGTCAAGATCTCTACACCGTTGGTCCTGCCAGGGTGCAGGATCTCCCGGAACTACGAGGACGGCAGCCAGGAGCGGCCGTATGTGCCTTGTCCGCATTGCGGTCACATGCAGGTTCTTGAGTGGGACAACATGCTGGCCAACCTAGACGAGGAACATCCGGAGCGGGCGCATTTCGTTTGCACCGACCCTGACTGCGGCGGGGTGATAGAAGAGCATCACCGTCCGGCGATGCTGAAAAAGCTTGAATGGCGTGCGGACAACGAGAACGCCAAGCGCCAGCACCGGTCCTTCTGGATCTGGTCGGCCTATTCGGTGCTGCAAACGTTCGAACGTATTGCCCGGTCCTGGCTGAAGGCCAAAGGAGACCCGGCCAGCGAGCAGACGTTCATGAACGACGTTGTCGGGCTGGCTTATGAAGCTGCCGGCGACGCGCCGCCCTGGGAGGACCTTCGTGACCGGGCCGCGGTGTCGGAGTATTCGAAAGGGCAGATCCCGGCGGGCGCGGTGTTTATCACGCTCGGAATTGACGTACAGGGCGACCGGGTTGAATGGCAGCTTGTTGGATGGGACAGGGACTTGCGGCGTTTCGTCGTCGACTATGGTGTTGTGCCTGGCTACATCAGCGAGAAACCGACCAGAGAGTTGCTCGACGCCCTGGTCAATAACGAGTGGCCGAACGCATGCGGGCATCGACTCCGGCCAGACATGACGGCGATCGACGGTAACGCTTACACAACCGATGTCTGGGGATGGGCGAAACGCTTTCCGGCTTCGCGCGTGATCATGGTCCGTGGTGCCAGATCTGATATCGCACCGCGCTTGCAGCGGGTGCGGCAGGAGTACAACGACAAGACCGGAAAGCCGAAAAAGTATTCGCGCCGGTTCTACAACTTCAACAGCTCGGTCATGAAAATCGGGCTCTACAAGAACATCCGCAAGACCGATCCGCTTGAACCGGGCTATGTCGCTTTTCCCTGCGGGCTTGACGATGAATATTTCCGGGGCCTGACGGCAGAGCGCCGTGTTGCGAAGAAGAACAAGGACGGGTTTGAGGTCTGGCGCTGGACGAAAGATCCGCTCCAGGCGAACGAACCGCTCGACACGATGAACCAGGCGGAAGCCGCGGCAACGAAAATGGGACTTCGGTCCATGCCTGGCGCGGTCTGGGACGGCCTGGAGGCGGAACGCTGTACGCAAGCCACCGAAGTCCAGCTCGATATAGAAGATTTGCCGCTGGCGCCGAAACCGGCGGAGGCGCCGGCAAAGCCGAAGGAAAATCCATTTGAGCGACTCGCCAAATCCTTGAACGGGTAA
- a CDS encoding DUF6161 domain-containing protein: MLQTTRMLAWISFFQKIRVDETVTDDSDQDANANPEPSLSGADVFLKLVPPTTRVGSVPAFKITKFRDFDPSEIPLPAATTNDTGLRRDIVMTDLVAISLECAEAVVLPEEIWGLLGDKKAAENLSVLYLSLKACVIATEPDLFQKQKGKFEKHFEKMRTNNAERTRAVVKSAQQEIEKEIEDLRGTLSKELEEERKKVESAAKEAIEKYKREAGATLIVKGANDLWGKKLSAHRWIFGVSALAFVLVVVGTISFSIFFRTEISDELLKLEPLFQGHVFGAVVLVLIPVLGIAWVLRLLSRFTTQNMMLADDAQLRRVMAETYVKLVSENAIKEPEDRAIILSALFRPLPGTGAEDVSPPSITDILKGKN; this comes from the coding sequence ATGCTGCAAACCACCCGAATGCTGGCTTGGATCAGTTTCTTTCAGAAAATTAGAGTTGATGAGACCGTAACCGACGACTCGGACCAAGACGCAAACGCGAACCCAGAACCGAGCCTCTCTGGTGCAGACGTTTTTCTGAAGCTCGTCCCTCCGACGACTAGGGTCGGATCCGTACCAGCGTTCAAAATAACCAAGTTTCGAGACTTTGACCCAAGCGAGATTCCACTTCCCGCCGCCACAACTAACGATACGGGTCTTCGTCGTGACATTGTCATGACCGATCTTGTCGCGATTTCCCTTGAATGCGCAGAGGCAGTTGTCCTTCCGGAAGAAATTTGGGGCCTTTTGGGCGACAAGAAAGCCGCAGAAAACTTGTCGGTTTTGTATTTGTCGCTCAAAGCTTGCGTAATTGCTACGGAGCCCGATCTGTTTCAAAAACAGAAAGGAAAATTTGAAAAACATTTCGAAAAAATGCGCACCAACAATGCCGAAAGAACGCGCGCTGTCGTAAAGTCTGCGCAACAGGAAATTGAGAAAGAAATTGAAGACTTGCGTGGCACCCTTTCGAAGGAACTCGAAGAAGAACGCAAAAAAGTAGAGAGTGCTGCCAAAGAGGCAATTGAAAAGTATAAACGAGAAGCGGGCGCAACACTGATTGTAAAGGGTGCCAACGATCTCTGGGGCAAAAAGCTTTCTGCTCATAGGTGGATTTTCGGCGTTTCTGCGTTGGCTTTCGTGCTGGTGGTTGTAGGTACAATCAGCTTCTCGATTTTTTTTCGCACAGAGATCTCCGACGAGCTTTTGAAGCTTGAACCACTGTTCCAAGGGCACGTATTCGGCGCGGTCGTTCTTGTTCTCATACCGGTACTGGGCATAGCCTGGGTGCTCCGTCTTCTCAGCCGCTTTACAACCCAAAACATGATGCTTGCCGACGATGCTCAGCTTCGCCGAGTGATGGCTGAAACCTATGTGAAACTGGTTTCTGAGAACGCAATCAAGGAACCGGAAGATAGGGCGATTATACTCTCCGCTCTTTTCAGACCGTTGCCCGGAACAGGCGCTGAAGACGTCAGCCCACCCAGCATTACGGACATCCTCAAGGGCAAGAACTGA
- a CDS encoding pentapeptide repeat-containing protein: MSDENLITPNEARAKLNDLSVRIEAAKSTNDAKPSEPAALRYGSAKRGITSLWRNTMKSYRSFVSALDAVEKSPLVRLAVALVFLLTAATVLFDLNDRRTQIEIAAWDLFEKTKPGTPQRTRAANLLADTGASLVGINFGTEIDSNELVEKTKEEVIRDATNSIEDKFYVRSAVFKRACKQHEKGMSDVDFSHKLLWSTIPPEFRSHSIDLSEASFACLRITGTFEGAVLRRTNFEFTELTTANLSYSAIHQSSFEFTEILRGDFSGAHIWWVSFRFAHLGGWSDFVPAGYAEKTTFREATLKSVSFQDAIFSSVDFTDALFNEVNLSGAVFENASEVKGLTQEQLDETWAWEDMLPQGLDKFDPPLHVGRVCEIKYREPGTQFDTQLSEFVCLPSLETLTQ, encoded by the coding sequence ATGTCTGATGAAAACCTCATCACACCGAATGAAGCCCGCGCGAAACTGAACGACCTTTCGGTACGCATTGAAGCCGCCAAAAGCACGAACGACGCGAAACCATCGGAGCCTGCCGCACTTCGTTACGGGTCTGCGAAAAGAGGGATCACCTCCCTCTGGCGAAACACAATGAAAAGCTACAGAAGCTTTGTCAGCGCCTTGGATGCCGTTGAAAAGTCGCCACTCGTCAGGCTTGCCGTAGCTCTCGTCTTTCTTCTGACTGCCGCTACCGTCCTGTTCGATCTTAATGATCGAAGAACCCAAATAGAGATTGCTGCCTGGGATCTGTTTGAAAAAACCAAACCAGGAACGCCCCAACGTACTCGTGCGGCCAATTTGTTGGCAGATACTGGCGCTAGCCTTGTGGGGATCAACTTTGGAACTGAAATCGACAGTAATGAACTTGTCGAAAAAACAAAAGAAGAAGTTATCCGAGACGCTACCAATAGCATTGAAGATAAATTTTACGTTCGCTCGGCGGTTTTCAAGAGAGCCTGCAAACAACACGAAAAGGGAATGTCCGACGTCGATTTTTCGCACAAATTGCTGTGGTCGACAATTCCTCCCGAGTTTCGTTCGCACAGCATAGATTTGTCTGAAGCAAGTTTTGCTTGTTTGCGAATTACGGGAACCTTTGAAGGCGCAGTATTGAGAAGGACCAATTTCGAATTTACAGAATTGACAACAGCAAACTTGAGCTACAGTGCAATTCACCAATCCAGTTTTGAATTCACAGAGATACTTCGCGGTGACTTCAGCGGGGCCCACATATGGTGGGTTTCTTTCCGTTTCGCGCACTTGGGAGGTTGGTCTGACTTTGTGCCTGCTGGTTATGCTGAAAAAACTACGTTTAGAGAAGCCACCCTCAAAAGCGTAAGCTTCCAAGATGCAATATTTAGCAGCGTGGATTTCACAGATGCACTTTTCAACGAGGTCAATCTCAGCGGTGCGGTGTTTGAAAATGCCTCTGAAGTAAAAGGCCTCACACAAGAACAATTGGATGAAACTTGGGCCTGGGAGGATATGCTGCCGCAGGGGCTCGACAAATTTGACCCGCCGCTGCATGTTGGACGCGTTTGCGAGATTAAGTATAGGGAGCCAGGCACTCAATTTGATACGCAACTTAGTGAGTTTGTATGCCTTCCAAGTCTCGAAACTCTTACGCAATGA
- a CDS encoding helix-turn-helix domain-containing protein, with the protein MSHEGSKAWGWRHAMCAAKELPATTKHVLLTLSMFMNEFGESCFPPISDLVKYSSLDKKTVIKHLGIAREKGWVAVSQHGFRGQKWKRNEYSVRWLERDLVAPSEPLETDEGGGSPPPPSGKKVVELVPEGGGAGSQKVVEEVHQDKNIPDNIPITSPEERGRAREAAEPEGLSVSKDTWKRRFRKTHADWPTYASDSATTAEAEWFNLSEPDREAAADRLGAYVLHVREQLGRSKFCAFAVYLRDKLWERVPVNASGNRSAQPLEAKPFGKAWGAARFASLMEDPKGPPPKLTMAQEQMVAQGLYSREEFLLEKRAMTGWPRVNTMHERAIRRHLGVQADPALTPLAALFCNVAKGSATWQAWKALHKERGWPWFGQDRDCPDWIWLPSPPEELSTYSSALDAVQAAITRFETEHASITERQAAE; encoded by the coding sequence GTGAGCCACGAAGGGAGCAAAGCCTGGGGCTGGCGGCACGCCATGTGCGCGGCAAAGGAGCTGCCGGCGACCACAAAACATGTGCTGCTGACCCTTTCCATGTTCATGAACGAGTTCGGGGAAAGCTGTTTTCCGCCGATCAGCGATCTTGTGAAATACAGCAGCCTGGACAAGAAAACCGTGATCAAGCACCTGGGCATTGCCCGGGAAAAGGGCTGGGTGGCCGTCTCTCAGCACGGTTTTCGCGGTCAGAAATGGAAGCGGAACGAGTATTCGGTCAGGTGGCTGGAACGAGATCTCGTAGCGCCCTCAGAGCCTCTGGAAACAGATGAAGGTGGTGGATCTCCTCCACCACCTTCCGGCAAAAAGGTGGTGGAGCTCGTTCCCGAAGGTGGTGGAGCTGGTTCCCAAAAGGTGGTGGAGGAGGTCCACCAGGATAAGAACATTCCAGATAACATTCCAATAACCAGTCCAGAGGAGAGAGGGCGCGCGCGCGAAGCCGCAGAGCCGGAAGGGCTGAGCGTTTCGAAGGACACCTGGAAGCGGCGGTTTCGAAAAACGCATGCCGACTGGCCAACCTATGCCAGCGACAGCGCCACCACGGCAGAGGCCGAGTGGTTCAACCTGTCGGAGCCCGACCGTGAGGCAGCCGCCGATCGTCTCGGAGCTTACGTGCTGCATGTTCGCGAGCAGCTGGGACGATCAAAATTCTGCGCATTTGCGGTCTATCTGCGCGACAAGCTCTGGGAGCGGGTGCCGGTCAACGCTTCAGGAAACCGATCCGCACAACCGCTTGAAGCCAAACCCTTCGGCAAGGCGTGGGGGGCGGCGCGATTTGCCTCACTGATGGAAGACCCGAAAGGGCCGCCGCCGAAACTGACCATGGCGCAGGAGCAGATGGTTGCCCAGGGGCTCTACAGCCGGGAGGAATTCTTGCTCGAAAAACGGGCCATGACCGGCTGGCCGCGCGTCAACACGATGCACGAGCGGGCGATCCGCCGGCATCTCGGTGTTCAGGCAGATCCGGCGCTGACACCACTTGCCGCGCTGTTCTGCAACGTGGCGAAAGGCTCGGCCACCTGGCAGGCCTGGAAGGCGCTGCACAAGGAGCGGGGTTGGCCCTGGTTTGGCCAGGACCGCGATTGCCCCGACTGGATCTGGTTGCCGTCGCCACCGGAGGAGCTTTCCACCTATTCCAGCGCGCTGGACGCTGTTCAGGCGGCAATCACCCGTTTTGAAACTGAGCATGCAAGCATCACCGAAAGGCAGGCAGCGGAATGA